A region from the Cellvibrio sp. PSBB006 genome encodes:
- a CDS encoding RluA family pseudouridine synthase, whose translation MPDQSSPKTFTFTVENPGQTALDVLADGTGLSRQRIKDAMNKGAAWWNQKGKTLRLRRATKVLSKGCKIQLFYDEQVLARKPEPAQLIHDADRYSIWFKPHGMLSQGSQWGDHCSLLRWVEVNGTPKRECFLVHRLDADAAGLVLIAHDQQSAARLSHLFQSRDIRKCYQAWVNGLPPIPTTGVTLDYPLDDKVALTRVYSLHEDKTRLRTLLDVHIETGRKHQIRRHLATFGHPIIGDRLYGKAAAEPLQLLAYALSFVCPFNHTSLEVTLPADKQLAGSAD comes from the coding sequence ATGCCCGATCAATCTTCGCCCAAAACTTTCACATTTACCGTGGAAAACCCCGGACAAACCGCCCTTGATGTGCTCGCCGATGGCACCGGGCTTTCGCGTCAACGCATAAAAGATGCGATGAACAAAGGCGCCGCCTGGTGGAACCAGAAAGGTAAAACGCTGCGCTTGCGTCGCGCAACCAAGGTATTGAGCAAGGGCTGCAAGATACAGCTTTTTTACGACGAACAGGTGCTCGCACGCAAACCCGAGCCGGCGCAATTAATCCACGATGCAGACCGTTACAGCATCTGGTTCAAGCCCCACGGTATGCTGTCCCAAGGTTCGCAATGGGGCGACCATTGCAGCCTGCTGCGCTGGGTTGAAGTCAACGGCACACCTAAACGTGAATGCTTTCTGGTGCATCGTCTGGATGCCGATGCCGCTGGGCTGGTTCTGATTGCCCATGATCAGCAAAGTGCGGCACGCCTTTCCCATTTATTTCAATCGCGCGACATTCGCAAATGCTACCAGGCTTGGGTAAACGGTTTACCGCCTATTCCCACAACCGGCGTAACGCTCGATTATCCCCTGGACGATAAAGTTGCCCTTACCCGTGTGTATAGCTTGCACGAGGACAAAACCAGATTGCGAACACTGCTTGATGTGCATATTGAAACCGGCCGGAAACATCAGATTCGCCGCCACCTTGCAACCTTTGGCCACCCGATCATCGGCGACCGCTTGTACGGTAAAGCTGCGGCGGAGCCGCTGCAGCTGTTGGCTTATGCGTTATCGTTCGTCTGCCCGTTCAATCACACATCCCTTGAAGTCACCTTACCTGCCGATAAACAATTGGCTGGTTCAGCTGATTAG
- the cueR gene encoding Cu(I)-responsive transcriptional regulator produces MNIGQAAARSDLSAKTIRYYEDIGLVVPRRQPGNDYRDYTDADVEQLSFLQRARAVGFGLDECRELLELFRNPQRQAADVKQLVVDKMRQLDEQLKALQSMRETLAGMAEKCAGDQAPHCAIIEKLAGHEGQGSPVMPFTLIETRDE; encoded by the coding sequence ATGAATATTGGGCAGGCAGCGGCGCGCAGCGACCTGAGCGCCAAGACTATTCGCTACTATGAAGACATCGGTCTGGTCGTGCCTCGCCGACAGCCCGGTAATGATTATCGCGACTACACCGATGCAGACGTTGAGCAACTGAGCTTTTTGCAGCGAGCCAGGGCGGTAGGCTTTGGGCTGGATGAATGTCGGGAATTGCTGGAGTTATTTCGCAATCCTCAGCGCCAGGCGGCAGATGTCAAACAATTGGTCGTTGATAAGATGCGGCAGCTCGATGAACAGCTGAAGGCACTGCAAAGCATGCGTGAGACCCTCGCAGGGATGGCAGAAAAATGCGCGGGAGATCAAGCGCCGCACTGTGCGATTATTGAGAAGCTTGCCGGTCATGAAGGGCAAGGAAGTCCCGTAATGCCATTTACGCTGATAGAAACCCGTGATGAATAA
- a CDS encoding YaeQ family protein, giving the protein MAEKATVCKANITLSDMDRHYYGDLSLTIAQHPSETAERMMVRLLSFCYRAADNLTFTRGLSSVDEPDIWLKSDDGRILEWIEVGQPAPDRLKKAQGIARQVLVFAYGRGMDIWWKNSTAAVQALSKVKVYYFDAAELQDLTKLAAKTMNLTISITEAIAYISSAEHNISVSLRDMP; this is encoded by the coding sequence GTGGCTGAAAAAGCGACTGTCTGTAAGGCGAATATTACGCTGTCTGATATGGATCGGCACTATTATGGCGACCTGAGTTTAACAATCGCCCAGCACCCATCAGAAACGGCGGAGCGGATGATGGTTCGGCTGTTGAGTTTTTGCTATCGCGCGGCGGACAACCTGACGTTTACCCGTGGATTATCCTCCGTCGATGAGCCGGATATCTGGCTCAAATCGGATGACGGAAGGATTCTGGAATGGATTGAAGTCGGGCAGCCAGCACCGGACCGGCTAAAAAAGGCCCAGGGAATCGCCCGGCAGGTTCTGGTTTTTGCTTATGGCCGGGGGATGGATATCTGGTGGAAAAACAGCACAGCTGCCGTTCAGGCCTTGTCCAAAGTAAAGGTCTATTATTTTGATGCCGCTGAATTGCAAGACTTAACAAAACTTGCAGCAAAAACAATGAACCTTACAATTTCTATCACTGAGGCTATCGCTTATATCTCCAGTGCTGAGCACAATATCAGTGTCAGTCTGCGCGATATGCCTTGA
- a CDS encoding response regulator gives MSQGLITQGMKLLLVEDDEDDYVLTQGLLEDIIAGEYSLTWASTPQEARKHFARNNHDLCMMDYRLGSEDGLSLLREAPKLGFKGPIIMLTGQDNKQLDQEALNAGAEDYLVKSQLNAQGLARAIRYALTRREMEAERVERLRAETENRSKSEFLAHLSHELRTPLTAILGYTDLLLAADEAPDKNHLQIIKRNGRHLLSLLNDVLDLSKIEAGKLEIEQLDVHLHSFVNEICSLISVNAQDKSLRLNVLAKTALPVKIKTDPTRLRQILLNLLGNAIKFTEEGEVSLHIAEAHLRNKTYLRFSIRDTGVGISKNDIARLFKPFTQVANTLTSRQQGTGLGLAISRQLAQCLGGNISVKSQPGVGSVFTLYINPGNLENVERKPLDSRSNLDTTTISNAFSFKGHVLVTDDLSDIRMLVGHLITSFGGRVTYASDGQEAIDLVQRKTAEGDSFDLLIMDSQMPVLDGLSATRLLRDQGYQKPILALTAASLRGERERCLAAGCDDYLSKPIDAATLLTRIQKLLKQNQQQRQPPGSAPGKQILLVEDNQDAREATAMLLQHLGWHVLAVRTGAEALDVFSSLQPVAVLLDINLPDIDGYSLAAKLRESGLKDAQLIALSGNQPDKVRAEQAGFDDHLVKPLDLSALNSALERATHVET, from the coding sequence ATGAGTCAGGGTCTTATCACACAAGGTATGAAGTTATTACTCGTGGAGGATGACGAAGACGATTACGTCCTGACGCAAGGTCTGCTTGAAGATATTATCGCGGGAGAATATTCCCTGACCTGGGCATCGACGCCGCAGGAAGCGCGTAAGCATTTCGCGCGTAACAACCACGATTTGTGCATGATGGATTACCGCCTCGGCTCTGAGGATGGGCTATCACTCCTGCGTGAAGCGCCCAAACTCGGCTTCAAAGGCCCCATCATCATGTTGACGGGGCAAGATAATAAACAGCTCGACCAGGAAGCGCTGAATGCTGGCGCTGAAGACTATTTGGTCAAGTCCCAATTAAATGCCCAGGGGTTAGCGCGGGCTATTCGTTATGCCCTCACCCGCCGGGAGATGGAAGCGGAACGGGTCGAACGTTTGCGCGCCGAAACAGAAAACCGTTCCAAGAGTGAATTTCTTGCGCATTTGAGCCATGAATTACGCACGCCGCTGACCGCCATCCTCGGTTATACCGACTTATTATTGGCAGCCGATGAAGCGCCAGACAAAAACCATCTGCAAATTATCAAACGTAACGGTCGCCATCTTCTGAGCTTGCTGAATGATGTGTTGGATTTATCCAAGATCGAAGCGGGTAAATTGGAGATTGAGCAACTTGATGTCCATTTACACAGCTTTGTAAACGAGATCTGTTCACTCATCTCCGTCAACGCGCAAGATAAAAGCCTGCGCTTGAATGTATTGGCCAAAACGGCCTTGCCGGTGAAGATCAAAACGGACCCGACGCGACTGCGCCAGATCCTGCTCAATCTCTTGGGCAACGCTATTAAGTTTACGGAAGAAGGTGAAGTTTCCCTGCATATTGCTGAAGCACACCTGCGCAACAAAACTTATCTACGCTTTTCCATTCGGGATACCGGTGTCGGGATTTCCAAAAATGATATTGCACGGTTGTTCAAGCCTTTCACCCAGGTCGCCAATACCCTTACCAGCCGCCAACAAGGTACCGGCCTGGGGCTGGCGATCAGCCGGCAACTCGCACAATGCCTGGGTGGAAATATCAGTGTAAAAAGCCAACCGGGTGTCGGTAGCGTGTTTACGCTTTATATCAACCCCGGCAATCTGGAAAACGTCGAACGCAAGCCGTTGGATTCCCGCAGCAATCTGGATACCACCACTATATCCAATGCGTTTAGCTTTAAGGGCCATGTTCTGGTCACTGATGACCTGTCCGATATCCGTATGTTAGTGGGCCACCTCATCACCAGTTTCGGTGGGCGGGTAACCTATGCGAGTGACGGCCAGGAAGCCATTGATCTGGTACAGCGCAAAACCGCCGAGGGCGACAGTTTCGACTTATTAATTATGGATTCGCAAATGCCGGTGCTGGATGGCTTGTCGGCGACCCGGTTGTTACGCGACCAAGGTTACCAAAAACCTATCCTCGCACTTACGGCCGCCAGCTTGCGCGGAGAACGCGAAAGATGTTTGGCAGCCGGTTGTGATGACTACCTGAGTAAACCTATCGACGCCGCCACCCTGTTAACCCGTATTCAAAAATTGCTGAAACAAAATCAACAGCAGCGTCAGCCGCCCGGTTCCGCCCCCGGAAAACAGATTTTGCTGGTTGAAGATAATCAGGATGCGCGTGAAGCCACCGCGATGCTTCTGCAACACTTAGGCTGGCACGTATTGGCTGTGAGAACCGGCGCCGAAGCGCTGGATGTATTCAGTTCGCTCCAGCCTGTCGCTGTGCTGCTGGACATAAACCTGCCGGATATCGATGGCTATAGCTTGGCTGCAAAACTGCGGGAGTCGGGATTAAAAGATGCGCAGCTCATTGCGTTAAGTGGCAATCAGCCGGATAAAGTACGTGCAGAGCAAGCTGGCTTTGATGACCATCTGGTCAAGCCGCTGGACTTATCTGCCCTGAATTCTGCGTTGGAACGCGCTACTCATGTAGAAACCTGA
- a CDS encoding CsbD family protein, translating into MNNDILEGKWKQLKGSVQAKWGEITDDEFDQVKGNRERLIGLVQEKYGKKKDDVRKEVDDYFKSVN; encoded by the coding sequence GTGAATAACGATATCCTGGAAGGTAAATGGAAGCAGTTAAAGGGTTCTGTCCAGGCCAAATGGGGCGAGATTACGGATGATGAGTTTGACCAAGTGAAAGGAAATCGCGAGCGCCTGATTGGTTTGGTGCAGGAAAAATACGGTAAGAAAAAGGATGATGTCAGGAAAGAGGTCGACGATTATTTTAAATCGGTAAACTGA
- a CDS encoding 4-diphosphocytidyl-2C-methyl-D-erythritol kinase, translating to MEYIDISHPEWPKMWDELAGYRLNKGDHLCIHDGECWEYMGSTLDHHHLRHACHPVTHQVEYIYIERARAAVKWA from the coding sequence ATGGAATATATCGATATCAGCCACCCTGAATGGCCCAAAATGTGGGACGAGCTTGCCGGTTATCGCCTTAATAAAGGGGACCACCTTTGCATCCACGATGGCGAATGTTGGGAGTATATGGGGTCAACCCTGGACCATCATCACCTGCGTCATGCCTGCCATCCCGTCACCCACCAGGTCGAATATATCTATATCGAACGGGCACGTGCTGCGGTGAAGTGGGCCTGA
- a CDS encoding GtrA family protein: MLNHLIRFVLVGGGATLLQFVLLFIFVEFGHFNKIFASALSFAISAVFNYLMNYYFTFASEKSHIETAPKFIAVAALGLLINSTAFALLLVVMPHYLFAQLGATLITLLVNFLLHKMWIYRS; the protein is encoded by the coding sequence ATGCTTAATCATTTGATACGTTTTGTATTAGTCGGTGGAGGCGCAACACTTTTACAATTTGTGTTGCTGTTTATTTTCGTAGAGTTCGGTCATTTCAATAAGATTTTTGCTTCAGCACTCTCCTTTGCGATATCCGCCGTTTTTAATTATCTCATGAATTATTATTTCACTTTCGCCAGTGAAAAATCCCATATTGAAACTGCACCCAAATTTATTGCCGTAGCCGCACTCGGGCTATTGATCAACTCGACAGCATTTGCACTACTCCTGGTCGTTATGCCGCATTATTTATTTGCCCAGCTTGGAGCGACCCTGATTACGCTATTGGTTAACTTTCTATTACATAAAATGTGGATATACCGGAGCTAA
- the prfB gene encoding peptide chain release factor 2 (programmed frameshift): MEINPLLNTLKDLAERTRVLRGYLDYDLKKERLTEVEMELGESAVWDNPERAQALGRERSSLEIVVKTIEALESGISDCRELLDMAVEEDDESSVNDVAAELDRLDEQLQELEFRRMFSGEMDPNNAFLDIQSGSGGTEAQDWAEMVLRMYLRWGEAKGFKTTLEEVSEGEVAGIKSATIRFEGEYAFGWLRTETGVHRLVRKSPFDSGNRRHTSFCSVFVSPEIDDNIDIEINPADLRIDTYRASGAGGQHVNKTDSAIRITHIPTGIVVQCQSERSQHQNRDQAFKMLRARMYEQEMLKRNADKQAMEDSKADIGWGSQIRSYVLDDSRIKDLRTSVQTSNCQSVLDGALDQFIVASLKAGL; this comes from the exons ATGGAAATTAATCCTTTACTGAATACCCTGAAAGACCTCGCTGAGCGCACCCGTGTGCTTAGGGGGTATCTT GACTACGATCTCAAAAAAGAACGTTTGACCGAAGTTGAAATGGAGCTGGGGGAGTCCGCTGTCTGGGACAACCCCGAACGAGCCCAGGCCTTGGGGCGCGAGCGATCCTCCCTCGAAATCGTGGTAAAAACCATCGAAGCCCTGGAATCCGGCATCAGCGATTGTCGCGAATTGCTTGATATGGCGGTTGAGGAAGACGACGAGTCGAGTGTTAACGATGTCGCCGCCGAACTCGATCGGCTGGATGAGCAACTGCAAGAGCTGGAATTCCGCCGTATGTTTTCCGGCGAGATGGACCCCAATAATGCCTTCCTTGATATTCAGTCTGGCTCCGGTGGAACCGAAGCCCAGGATTGGGCGGAGATGGTTCTGCGTATGTACCTGCGCTGGGGTGAGGCCAAGGGCTTTAAGACCACACTGGAAGAAGTCTCCGAAGGTGAAGTTGCTGGTATTAAAAGCGCCACCATTCGTTTTGAAGGCGAATATGCCTTCGGTTGGTTGCGTACCGAAACCGGCGTGCATCGTTTGGTGCGCAAGTCGCCATTTGACTCCGGCAACCGCCGCCATACCTCTTTTTGTTCCGTATTCGTATCCCCGGAAATTGATGACAACATCGACATTGAAATCAATCCCGCCGATTTGCGGATCGATACCTACCGCGCGAGCGGTGCCGGTGGTCAGCACGTTAACAAGACCGATTCGGCGATCCGTATCACCCACATACCCACTGGCATTGTTGTGCAATGTCAAAGTGAACGGTCCCAGCACCAGAACCGTGATCAGGCATTCAAGATGCTACGGGCGCGGATGTACGAGCAGGAAATGCTCAAACGCAATGCGGACAAGCAGGCCATGGAGGATAGCAAGGCTGATATCGGCTGGGGCAGCCAGATCCGCTCTTATGTACTGGACGACTCGCGTATTAAAGACTTGCGCACCAGCGTACAGACCAGTAACTGTCAATCGGTACTGGATGGCGCGCTGGATCAGTTTATTGTCGCCAGCTTGAAGGCCGGATTGTAA
- a CDS encoding DUF4380 domain-containing protein: MVKTCKIAVFIAVATLAASLIVACSKSDQQASGAAMCHLPLFVQQQGDKYLIKQGDLTMEVNPAVGGRISSLKHERHELLITQDLTSSNLWGSILWSSPQSEWGWPPVEVLDHKPYRVSVEDNQLVLASEIDPKTGYQFVKSHRVSNTRSDAFVVTYSIYNHSEEAKAVAPWELTRVPTSGIVFFPSGERQQESGIFYPMEIQKIGNISWFLYDDKKIRDDHHKLMTDSREGWLAYTDRGYLLVKEFADVPGELIAVNEGEVELFTDAHKTYLELQQQGSMTMLQPGEHLDWEVTWHVKKLPSDISVSVGSEELVDYVRYLLSDR, from the coding sequence ATGGTGAAAACCTGCAAGATCGCAGTCTTCATCGCCGTCGCAACACTTGCAGCCAGCCTGATAGTCGCTTGCAGCAAATCGGATCAGCAAGCATCCGGTGCTGCCATGTGTCATCTGCCGCTTTTTGTGCAACAACAAGGCGATAAATACCTGATCAAGCAAGGTGACCTCACCATGGAAGTTAACCCGGCGGTGGGCGGCAGAATTTCCTCGCTCAAGCACGAACGTCACGAACTGTTGATAACCCAGGATCTGACCAGCTCCAATTTGTGGGGCAGTATCCTGTGGTCGAGCCCGCAAAGCGAATGGGGCTGGCCGCCGGTAGAGGTGTTGGATCATAAACCCTACCGCGTTTCGGTTGAGGACAACCAACTGGTCCTCGCCAGTGAGATTGATCCAAAGACTGGCTATCAATTTGTCAAAAGTCATCGTGTCAGCAATACCAGAAGCGATGCTTTTGTCGTCACCTATTCGATCTACAACCATTCTGAAGAAGCCAAGGCTGTGGCGCCGTGGGAATTAACCCGGGTGCCCACCAGCGGCATTGTGTTTTTCCCTTCGGGTGAACGGCAGCAGGAGAGTGGCATCTTTTACCCTATGGAGATCCAGAAGATTGGTAATATCAGCTGGTTTTTATATGACGATAAGAAGATCCGCGACGATCACCATAAATTGATGACAGATAGTCGTGAAGGTTGGCTGGCCTACACAGATCGCGGTTATTTATTAGTGAAAGAATTTGCAGATGTGCCGGGCGAATTGATTGCCGTCAATGAGGGTGAAGTTGAGCTGTTTACCGACGCCCATAAAACCTATCTGGAGCTACAGCAGCAGGGCAGTATGACCATGTTGCAACCTGGCGAGCATTTGGATTGGGAAGTGACCTGGCATGTAAAAAAACTTCCCTCTGATATTTCCGTTTCCGTGGGTAGTGAGGAGTTGGTGGATTACGTCCGTTACTTGCTCAGTGATCGTTGA
- the trxA gene encoding thioredoxin, protein MHIVDITLENAQQLLIDESFTRPVLVDFWADWCGPCKSLMPILEKLANEYQGTFLLAKVNADEQNMIASQFGVRSLPTVMLIKDGQPLDGFTGAQTETFVRQMLEKHLPKAWEKTVQQAEDYLAAGDFTAALPLLRQAADESGQQSNIVITLAQTLLELNRIEEAESLLAGIRMADQDAHFQQVLAQLQLKKQAAKTPEVTALEAALEKDPTNLDFMYQLAVQLNQEGYYRKALELLLQILQKNRQFSDGAARKTMTDILAALGKGDPLAVEFQRKLFTLLY, encoded by the coding sequence ATGCATATCGTCGATATTACGCTTGAAAACGCGCAACAGTTACTGATTGACGAATCGTTTACGCGCCCCGTTCTGGTAGATTTCTGGGCCGACTGGTGCGGACCTTGTAAGTCCTTGATGCCGATCCTTGAAAAATTGGCCAATGAATACCAAGGGACTTTTTTACTCGCCAAAGTTAACGCCGATGAACAAAACATGATTGCATCACAATTCGGTGTGCGCAGTTTGCCAACGGTCATGTTGATTAAAGATGGACAACCCCTTGATGGGTTTACCGGGGCGCAAACAGAAACCTTCGTGCGGCAGATGCTGGAAAAACACCTGCCTAAAGCATGGGAAAAAACCGTGCAACAGGCAGAGGATTATCTTGCTGCCGGCGATTTCACCGCTGCGTTGCCGCTCTTGCGCCAGGCCGCAGACGAGTCCGGCCAGCAATCCAACATCGTTATTACGTTGGCGCAAACGCTGTTGGAGTTAAATCGTATTGAAGAAGCCGAAAGTTTATTGGCAGGCATCCGGATGGCTGATCAGGACGCACATTTTCAACAGGTGTTGGCCCAGCTTCAGTTAAAAAAGCAAGCGGCAAAAACACCCGAAGTAACCGCTCTGGAAGCCGCGCTGGAAAAAGATCCGACTAATCTGGACTTTATGTATCAACTGGCCGTGCAATTAAACCAGGAAGGTTATTACCGAAAAGCCTTGGAATTATTGTTGCAGATTTTGCAAAAAAACCGTCAGTTTTCTGATGGCGCAGCCCGAAAAACGATGACGGATATCCTTGCCGCTTTGGGTAAAGGAGATCCTCTGGCGGTAGAATTCCAACGCAAATTATTTACATTGCTTTACTAG
- the lysS gene encoding lysine--tRNA ligase, which yields MSNDTTQPQGQAHDENKLIAERRSKLDAIREKGNAFPNDFRREHKSIELQQSHGEKTKEELESLGEVVSVAGRIMAKRGPFMVLQDGDGTIQLYADKQAQEHIKETWGLWDIGDIVGAKGALHKSGKGDLYVNLEEYQLLTKALRPLPDKYHGLSDQEIRYRQRYVDLIVNPEVRDTFRLRSKCIDFIRRYMNSRDFMEVETPMLHVIPGGASARPFVTHHNALDIEMFLRIAPELYLKRLVVGGFERVFEINRNFRNEGTSTRHNPEFTMMEFYQAYADYKDLMDLTEDMLRKLCQEVMGTTTLTYQDSVYDFGKPFTRLSVFDAVLQYNPQISREQLSTLDGARQAARDLKIKIKENDGLGKIQIEIFEETVEHKLDQPTFITEYPIEVSPLARRNDQNPSVTDRFEFFIGGRELANGFSELNDAEDQAERFMQQVREKDAGDDEAMHFDGDYVRALEYGLPPTAGEGIGIDRLVMLFANAPSIRDVLLFPHMRPE from the coding sequence ATGAGCAACGACACTACTCAGCCACAGGGCCAGGCCCACGACGAAAACAAATTGATTGCCGAGCGCCGCAGCAAACTGGATGCGATTCGCGAGAAGGGCAACGCCTTTCCTAATGATTTTCGTCGTGAACATAAAAGCATAGAGCTTCAGCAATCCCATGGCGAAAAAACCAAGGAAGAACTGGAATCTTTGGGTGAGGTTGTCAGCGTTGCAGGTCGTATCATGGCCAAGCGTGGCCCATTCATGGTGTTGCAGGATGGCGACGGCACGATTCAGTTGTATGCCGACAAGCAGGCGCAGGAACATATTAAGGAAACCTGGGGCTTGTGGGATATTGGCGATATCGTTGGCGCCAAAGGGGCGTTGCATAAATCGGGCAAGGGCGATCTTTACGTCAATCTCGAAGAATACCAGTTGCTGACCAAAGCCCTGCGTCCGTTGCCGGATAAATATCACGGCCTGAGTGACCAGGAAATTCGTTATCGCCAGCGCTATGTGGATTTAATCGTCAATCCTGAAGTGCGCGATACCTTCCGTCTGCGCTCCAAGTGCATCGATTTTATTCGTCGCTACATGAACAGCCGTGACTTTATGGAAGTGGAAACTCCCATGTTGCATGTGATTCCCGGCGGTGCCTCGGCGCGGCCTTTCGTCACTCATCACAATGCGCTGGATATTGAAATGTTCTTGCGGATTGCGCCGGAGCTTTATTTAAAGCGTCTGGTTGTTGGTGGTTTTGAGCGTGTATTTGAGATTAACCGTAACTTCCGCAACGAAGGTACATCCACTCGCCACAACCCTGAATTTACCATGATGGAGTTTTATCAGGCTTACGCGGATTACAAAGACCTGATGGACCTCACCGAAGATATGCTGCGCAAACTGTGCCAGGAAGTCATGGGCACAACGACCTTGACGTATCAGGACAGCGTGTACGACTTCGGTAAACCCTTCACACGTTTGTCGGTATTCGACGCAGTGTTGCAATACAACCCGCAAATTTCCCGCGAGCAGTTGAGCACGCTCGACGGCGCGCGTCAGGCTGCCAGGGATCTTAAAATTAAAATTAAAGAAAACGACGGCTTGGGCAAAATCCAGATTGAAATATTTGAAGAAACCGTCGAACACAAATTGGACCAACCGACCTTCATTACCGAATATCCGATTGAGGTGTCACCGCTGGCGCGTCGCAACGATCAAAATCCATCAGTCACGGATCGCTTTGAATTTTTTATCGGTGGACGCGAGTTGGCCAATGGTTTCTCCGAGCTAAATGATGCGGAAGACCAAGCCGAACGCTTTATGCAACAAGTGCGTGAAAAAGATGCCGGTGATGATGAAGCCATGCATTTTGATGGCGATTATGTACGCGCGCTGGAATACGGTTTACCACCAACGGCAGGTGAGGGCATCGGTATCGATCGATTGGTGATGTTGTTTGCCAACGCGCCATCCATCCGTGATGTGCTGTTATTTCCTCATATGCGGCCGGAATAA
- a CDS encoding Crp/Fnr family transcriptional regulator, translating to MSELQYQSQYVSEKFQGVKATRFSQDLYSPKQNHFMAVLPVNDYVRMLPHMELVSMSVGEVVQEAGMPIEWIYFPITSVVCLGYITENGASPAVGLVGNEGFVGTAFVMGSESSSTRAVVQSAGLGYRIRASLAKKELQRNGEFMRTALLYCQAFITQISQTAVCNRLHSVDQQLCRWLLMSMDRLAFNEIHLTHELIANMLGVRREGVTQAAGKLQAKGYIQYSRGKIRILDRAGIESEVCECYGVVNHEYARLLPRKPQVPVALPQTRKIAASAARVTSITARAQEATLIAEGAARKGDDSQSARYARAR from the coding sequence ATGTCTGAACTTCAGTATCAAAGCCAGTATGTTTCAGAGAAATTCCAGGGAGTTAAAGCGACTCGTTTTTCACAGGATCTCTACTCTCCTAAACAAAACCACTTCATGGCGGTATTGCCTGTCAATGACTATGTCCGCATGTTGCCTCACATGGAGCTGGTCTCCATGAGCGTGGGTGAAGTCGTACAGGAAGCGGGTATGCCAATCGAATGGATCTACTTCCCTATCACCAGCGTTGTGTGCCTGGGATATATCACTGAGAACGGAGCCTCACCTGCCGTCGGACTTGTAGGTAACGAAGGATTTGTGGGAACTGCCTTTGTAATGGGAAGTGAGTCTTCTTCAACGCGCGCTGTTGTCCAAAGTGCTGGCTTGGGTTATCGCATCCGCGCCAGTCTGGCTAAGAAAGAGTTACAGCGTAACGGCGAATTTATGCGCACGGCACTGTTGTACTGCCAGGCGTTTATTACACAAATTTCACAAACGGCCGTATGCAACCGTCTGCACTCAGTAGACCAGCAACTGTGCCGCTGGCTGCTGATGAGCATGGATCGTCTGGCCTTCAATGAAATCCATCTTACCCATGAACTGATTGCCAATATGCTCGGTGTGCGCCGTGAAGGTGTCACTCAAGCAGCAGGCAAGTTGCAAGCGAAGGGCTACATCCAATACAGCCGCGGCAAGATTCGCATTCTGGATCGTGCTGGTATCGAGTCTGAAGTGTGCGAGTGCTACGGCGTTGTAAATCACGAATACGCCCGTTTGTTGCCGCGCAAACCTCAAGTACCGGTAGCCTTGCCACAAACCCGTAAGATTGCCGCTTCTGCTGCCCGGGTGACCAGTATTACTGCTCGCGCTCAGGAAGCCACCCTTATCGCAGAGGGTGCGGCGCGCAAAGGTGACGATTCACAATCTGCACGTTATGCCCGGGCGCGCTAA